The genomic stretch AGAAGAAACGTGTCCAACAAGGGTATGTTCAAGAGCTCTTGGATGCATTTTATAAAGGATAGCAGCAGCTGCTGTTGCCACAAAACCATCTAAAATAACAGGTATTTTTTCCATTCTTGCTGCTAAAATAGCGCCAACCATAGCCGCAATTTCACGTCCTCCCAAGCGACGCATTATCTCAAAAGGATCGTTAAAATGCTTCTTATGTAAAGCGACAGCTGTCTTAACTGCTGTTATTTTACGCTGATAAAAATCCCCTTCCGATCCCATACTATTTCCTGTCCATTCTTCAACTTCTCCTCCAAATAATGCAAAGCATAAAGCTGAAGCTATTGTTGTGTTTCCAATCCCCATTTCACCGATACATAAAAGATCTGTCCCACCAGCAATGGATTCCATGCCAAATGCCATTGTAGCAGCTGCACTCCGCTCGTCCATTGCAGCATCTTTCGTAATATTCATTGTTGGATATTCCAGTGCTAAATCAAATATTTTTAATCCAAGATCATAAGCGATACAAATTTGGTTGATAGCAGCTCCTCCAGATGCAAAATTTTGAACCATCTTTTGTGTCATAGATTGTGGAAATGGTGTAACATCCTCTTCTACGATACCATGATTTCCAGAAAAAATAGCAACCAAAGGTCGCGTTACGAGAGGTTTTTCTGTACCCCTCCATCCCGCATACCAAATAGCAATATCTGCCAGTTTTCCTAATGATCCTCGCGCTTTTGTTAAGTTTTCTTGCCTTTTTTTAGCCAAAATGATAGAAAACTCATCAGCAACAGGTAAATTTGTAAGCAAAGCACGAAAATCATCAAATGGACGAGCGATCATGAGAATACCTTTAAAAATCTACAATGTTTTATGAAAACTACGTCATATAGATAGGGTATGAATAATTTATTGCTTTTTTAAACAGTGTTTTTAAAATATTAAATATTGTAAACGCGATGATTTTTATATTCTATTTTTCATCCCAATAACAAACATACAAGATTCAAAATAGCATCCAGATTTTATGACGATCTCTACAGGGTATCTTTAACCTATTTTTCTGTCTAATAGATGTCATCAACATGCCGTTTAATATATAAATTCTAATATTCTTTCCATAATAAAAAATTATAAGTTTCCCAAAACTATAAAATTCAAAGGATCAAAATTATCGCGAAAAAATCAAAATACAAAGGATCTAAGCTTTACACATGTTAGTGTCTTGCTTTTATCCCATGAGAGCAGAAAAAGCTTCTTTCAAAATATAGATATCTGCATTTGGTTTTGTCGCCTCATTCGATAATATTTGCCGCCATCGACGTGCCCCTCCCCGCCCATGAAATAAACCAATCATGTGACGCGTCACATGAGAAAGACGCCCTCCCGATGCAATATGTCGAGCCGCATAATCACACATGAGTTCAATAAGATCACTCTCACTCAAATTATTCTTCGACTCACCATAGAGTTCAAAATCAATATGCTTTAACAAAGTTGGATCATGATAAACTTGGCGACCAACCATGGTAGCATCACAGAAAATCAAGTGCTCTTTTATCTCATTAATTGATTTAATCCCACCATTTATCCCAATGAATTTATGAGGATATTTACGTTTTAATTTATAAACTCTTTCATAATTAAGGGGCGGTATATTGCGATTTTCTTTTGGACTCAATCCTTTTAGCCAGGCTTTACGCGCATGAACCCAAAGGGCATCACATCCTGCATTCCAAACTTTCTCCGCTAAAAGATCTAAAGCGAATTCTTCATCCTGCTCGTCGACCCCAAGACGACATTTGACCGTTACAGGTATCGTAACCGCTTTTTTCATGGCTTCCACAGCATTTGCCACAGTATCAGGATCTAACATCAAACAAGCTCCAAATACACCTGCTTGAACACGATTTGATGGACAACCAACATTGAGGTTTATCTCATTATAACCAAAATCTTCAGCAATCCGTGCAGCCTCTGCTAACTTTTTCGGATCTTCTCCCCCTAATTGTAATGCCACGGGACATTCTTTATGGCTAAAAGCCAACAATTGTTCGCGCACACCATGAATGACGGCATCTGCTACCATCATTTCCGTATAAAGGAGTGCTTTTTTTGTTAAAAGACGATAAAAAAACCTGCAATGTCGGTCTGTCCAGTCCAACATTGGAGCTACTGCAAATTTTACAGGCGATGGAAGATTGTAAAATATCATAAGAGCACTGTTTTTATATCCCTATAGCTCTCTCTTTATACAGAGAAAAATACTTAACTTTAATTTACAGAAAGTTTTATTCTCTAAGACCATTATGAGCATAACAACAGCTCCTTTATTCAATTGATATAAAGGGGTATAATAATCAATCACACTAAACCACACTTTTCATAGAATTATGCTCAGATATATAAACATGAAAAAAGAAGATCATCATTTGTAATATAAAAAAACCATTTACAAGCTCTTATTACAGCCCATTAACCTTCTATCGTTACATGTTTTAGCACAGAGTCTAAAATAATAAACTAAAACATTAACAGCCTTTCGTGGTAGACTTAATTTTCTTGAGCCTTTTCACTTTATTGTGAAACAAAAGTGCTTTTATTTCTTTTCCAATAAAAAACAAAGATTTCTTATTCCATACGAATCCGATTATAAATTATTTTTTCTCAATGAGTTTTCCTTGGTGATATCTATTGGATTTTTCTGCATAGGATAGACAAATTCCATTCTAAATACTCCACCCAATTCTGCCATTTTATGGTTGTTACAAAAAACTAAATTGAGAATATAGACAATCATTGTTTTCTCAACCTGTATGCCTTGTATCGATATCTCCTGAAGAAAAATATTTTACAACATTGCAGATAGAATCTGTAAGGCTAAACGACTATAAACGTTGTTCGGTCTCTTTTTGGCTTTGCATATAGGAAGAAAGAGTATCAACCTCTTGCTCATTAAAGAAAAGGCCAAGTTTTGAACGACGCCATAACACATCGTCACATGTTTTAGCCCATTCCTTTTCCATCAACCATTTTACTTCTACTTCATAAAGTCCATGTCCAAAATTTTTTCCTCTATTCGCCTTACCATCTGCAAATATCACCAATGCTTCTGTACCATAGGAACGTGCAAGTCTGCGATGTGTAAAAGCATCTAAATCTGGCGTCAAAAGAGCAATCCTATTTTCGATTGTATCTAATTGGTTATAAGGAAAATCACCACCAGGAAGAACCGCATTAGCCGTCCATGATGATCCCTTTTTACCAAGCTCTTTTTCAACGAATTTCATCGCATCTTCAGCTAATTTACGATAAGTCGTAATCTTTCCACCATAAAGATTAAGAATCTTTGGCGTACTTCCTGTTCCCATTTCTTTTAAAACATAATCGCGCGTAATTTCTTGTGCCTTTGAAGATCCATCATCATAGAGTGGACGAACTCCAGAGTAAGACCAAACAATCGTTTTAGGCGATACCGGTTGCATGAAATATTCACTAGCTGCTGCGCAAATGTAATCAATCTCTGTGTCAGTAATATGAACATTGGCTGGATTTCCCTGATAATTATAATCTGTGGTCCCAAGCAAGGTAAAATCTTCTTGATAGGGAATAGCAAATATAATACGCCCATCACCATTTTGAAAAATATAAGCACGATCATGCGTATAAAGCTTGGGAACCAAAATATGAGAACCTTTTACAAGCCGTACTGGTGGATGTTCTTTACAGTTTAATATGCTTGTCAAAACATGATCAATCCACGGACCTGTCATATTCGCGACATAAGAGGCTGTGACATTGTATTTTTTGCCACTTAACTTATCTTGTAAAACAATACACCATTTTTTGTCTTCTTTTTTTAAAGAGAGAACTTCTGTCCATACTTTTATATCCGCTCCGCACTTTTCTGCATCACGTGCATTGGCAATGACTAAACGGGCATCATCGACTCTGGCATCAGAATATTCAAAACCTCTCTGATATTCTTTCTTTAGTATAGAGCAAAACTTTTTTGAAAAATTAATTGTTTTACTACGCCACAATTTTTGATTCCATTTCCCTAAATAATCATAAATAAAAAGTCCAACACGCAACATCCAAGCAGGGCGCAATTCTTTATGATAAGGAAGAAGAAAACGCAAAGGACGCACAATATGTGGAGCTATACGTAAAATGATCTCACGTTCTTTCAGTGCTTCACGAACAAGTTTGAACTCATAGTGTTCAAGATAACGAAGACCACCATGAATAAGCTTTGTTGATGCACTTGATGTTCCCGATGCAAGATCATTCATTTCAGCTAATCCTACTTTAAAACCGCGTCCAGCTGCATCTCTTGCCAATCCACACCCGTTTATGCCTCCCCCAATGATAAACAGCTCATAATGCGTTGTGGTTTTCATAATTTCATTTTTCATTATTTAATTTTGTTTCACATGACTCAATAAAGCAACAGTAAAAAATCAACACAAGTGCGCTTCATTGTATGCTCAACCCGCTTTTTTCCACAATAAATACCCATAAAATTTTTTTTGATACCCTTTTATCAAAACAACATTTGACAAATTAAAGAGATTTTTTTTATCCTTCAGAGAACATAATCTTTGCGAATGTGCATCATATAAAATTTTTTAGAGAAAAATTGATGTTTTTTCCCATTTGTGGATACACACTATAGCGAATGCTTTATTGCACGTAGAGAACGCTTTTCATATAGTTTACTCGATGACACAATAGAAAATACGAAGGGATACAGATGATTCATCAACCTCAAAACTCAAAAATAACGCTTGTTTCAAAAATTTTAGCCCCTGTTATGTTGAGTATTTTAATTTTTTCCCCTTCTTTATCAAACGCAACATCAGACCCAAAAACAGCAAATCATTTAAACTTAGAAAAGCTTAAAATACAACTTCTGGAAGATTCTAACTTTTTATCTAAGCTTAAAGAGAAAGTTACACCCCATATTGATTCTCATCATATTCAACAAATTGTGAGAGAGTATCTTCTTACTCATCCAGAAATTATGATTGAAATGCAGCTTATTCTTCAAGATAAGCTAGAAAAACAGAATGAATACGAAAGCCAAAGACAAG from Bartonella kosoyi encodes the following:
- the cobT gene encoding nicotinate-nucleotide--dimethylbenzimidazole phosphoribosyltransferase — encoded protein: MIARPFDDFRALLTNLPVADEFSIILAKKRQENLTKARGSLGKLADIAIWYAGWRGTEKPLVTRPLVAIFSGNHGIVEEDVTPFPQSMTQKMVQNFASGGAAINQICIAYDLGLKIFDLALEYPTMNITKDAAMDERSAAATMAFGMESIAGGTDLLCIGEMGIGNTTIASALCFALFGGEVEEWTGNSMGSEGDFYQRKITAVKTAVALHKKHFNDPFEIMRRLGGREIAAMVGAILAARMEKIPVILDGFVATAAAAILYKMHPRALEHTLVGHVSSEKAHRKLLKKIGKEPLLDLGMHLGEGAGAAMAAGIVKAAVLTHAQMAVLEQESLNP
- the dusA gene encoding tRNA dihydrouridine(20/20a) synthase DusA, whose protein sequence is MIFYNLPSPVKFAVAPMLDWTDRHCRFFYRLLTKKALLYTEMMVADAVIHGVREQLLAFSHKECPVALQLGGEDPKKLAEAARIAEDFGYNEINLNVGCPSNRVQAGVFGACLMLDPDTVANAVEAMKKAVTIPVTVKCRLGVDEQDEEFALDLLAEKVWNAGCDALWVHARKAWLKGLSPKENRNIPPLNYERVYKLKRKYPHKFIGINGGIKSINEIKEHLIFCDATMVGRQVYHDPTLLKHIDFELYGESKNNLSESDLIELMCDYAARHIASGGRLSHVTRHMIGLFHGRGGARRWRQILSNEATKPNADIYILKEAFSALMG
- the glpD gene encoding glycerol-3-phosphate dehydrogenase — protein: MKNEIMKTTTHYELFIIGGGINGCGLARDAAGRGFKVGLAEMNDLASGTSSASTKLIHGGLRYLEHYEFKLVREALKEREIILRIAPHIVRPLRFLLPYHKELRPAWMLRVGLFIYDYLGKWNQKLWRSKTINFSKKFCSILKKEYQRGFEYSDARVDDARLVIANARDAEKCGADIKVWTEVLSLKKEDKKWCIVLQDKLSGKKYNVTASYVANMTGPWIDHVLTSILNCKEHPPVRLVKGSHILVPKLYTHDRAYIFQNGDGRIIFAIPYQEDFTLLGTTDYNYQGNPANVHITDTEIDYICAAASEYFMQPVSPKTIVWSYSGVRPLYDDGSSKAQEITRDYVLKEMGTGSTPKILNLYGGKITTYRKLAEDAMKFVEKELGKKGSSWTANAVLPGGDFPYNQLDTIENRIALLTPDLDAFTHRRLARSYGTEALVIFADGKANRGKNFGHGLYEVEVKWLMEKEWAKTCDDVLWRRSKLGLFFNEQEVDTLSSYMQSQKETEQRL